GTTACACGAGAATTTCCAGGAAATTTTCTATCTTCTCAAAGTTTACCCTCTGCCGCCATCTGCATGTACTCCGTCGAGAAGCGCATCTTCACGTTTTTCGGATTGCCCAAAATTTTTCCGTCGGGAAATTGGATGCCGACTTGATCGGCCGAGGTGGCGTTCTCGCCGAGCAACTTGTGCTCGAAGCAGAATTTGCGGACGAAATCCATGCTGCGGTACAGCTCGGGTGATTGCGTGAATGCAACGGCATCTTGAGCGCGATAGTACATCGCCGTGGTTTTGAGCTGCTGCTTGAACGACGCCGGCGTGGCGCCGGACAATTCCGCCATGCGCGCAATGGCTTTTTCCGCTTCCGGGCTGCGAGTGGACATGATGCCCATGATCTCGTACCACGCGCCAGCCAGCGCTTTACCGAGCTGTGGGTTCTTTTTCAGCACCTCGGTTTTTACCACCAGCAAGTCGAGAATCTCGCCGGGAATCGCCGCCGAGTCGAACACGCGCGTCACACCGGGCGTTTGCTCGATTTCCAAAGCCATGGGATTCCACGTGACCACGGCTTTTTGCGAGGGGTTGGAAATGAACACCGGCGCAATATCCGCATCGCTGGTGTTGAGAATCTTGACGTCTTTCTCAGTCAGGCCATTGCCTTTCAATTCCAGTGCGCGCACGAGCAAATAATGCGACACCGACAACTCCACCAGCGCCACCTGTTTGCCGCGCAGTTGCGGCACCTGCAAATTGTCGCGCGTGTAGAGCACGTCGTTGCCGTTTGAGAAATCGCCAACGACGACGATGGTGTTGTCAATTCCGGAAGCTGCCGGCATGTCGAGACATTCCATATTGGTCATTACACAGGCATCCGCCTTGCCGGCAACATACGCTTCGATGGAGGGAATGTAATCGGCCTGGCGCACCTCGATCTCGATCCCGTATTTATCCGCCCATTTTTTGATGATGCCAGACTCCGCCGCATACGGCCACGGCATCCAGCCGACGTAGATTGACCACATCAAGGTGAATTTTGGTTTTTTGTTTTGGGCGAAGCCGGCCTGATTCAACATGCCGACGATGCCCGTGAGCAGGATCAAACCAACGGCAATCAAGGCAAAAAACAATTTACTACGCTTCATCTGCGTTTGCTCCTATAATAAAATTTTTCCTTTTCAAGAAATCTCTTTGTTTGAAAAAAGATCCCTACGGGATGACAAGTGGAATCACCACACATTTTCAAAGCAAGATCGTTACACGTCTCACGTTACACGAAAAGTCAAATCTTCGGCCGGTCATTTCCGGTGCCCGCTGTTTGCTTGGCAGCCTCTTTTTCCGCCGGCGCGGCCTGTGCTTCCTTCTGTGCCTTGCGCGCGGCGAGCATCCTAGCGAAAACATCGCCGCTTTCGGAAGAGCGGCCGGCCTCGGCATACATGGTGTCTTGCAATTCGACATTCGTGCCGGCCATTTTTTCCGTAACCCGCGCTTGCGCCGTCAGCCGGCGATTCTCTTCGAGCACCAGCGACACCGGCCCGTCTTCAAACGAAGTCTTGATGCCCATCAAACGATGATTGAGCTCGATGATGCGCTGCGCCGAGACGAAATCGGCAATCGCTTCGGCTTTCTTCGCCGGCAGCGACTGGATGTACGCCTGCATCTTGGTGAGCTGCAGCATGTATTTTTTCATGCTGTCTTCGTATTGCTTGATCTGCTCCGCCAGGCTTTTCTGCCGCTCTTCAACTTCGTTGATGCGGCTTTGAAAGCGCGTGAACGCGGCTTGATGCTGCGCAAAGGCGTCATTGTTGCCTTCGGCCTGCGCCTTTTCCGCCAGGGCCAGCGCCCCTTCGCGCTTTTTTAGCAGATCTTTTTCCTCGTTGTTCAGGCGCTCCAATTCGAGGCGCTTGGTTTCGATAACGTTCTCGACCTCGGCCACCGCAGACTCGAGCTGCTTGTATTCCTGCACCTTTTGATTCATCTCGATATCAAAGGCGTCGCGAATGCCGGAGGTCGAGCCGGTGAACTGTTTGTTGGCCGCGCGCACGAGGCCGAGCGCTTTGCGGACACGATAGAACGTGATGAAGCGCCACAACGCTTGTAGAATGCCAGGTTGTTCTTCCATCGGGATGTTGCTCCTTTCATATTCTCGTTTGGTAGGGTGATGCCATTTACTTTCGATACAGAGTTACAATGAACTCCTCGCCGCTTTCAATGAAATCCGGTTCGCGCCCTCCCAATTTTTTCATTTCACGCACAACCATCGGAATGCCGCGACCGAGCTTTTCGACAAAGTGATAATCCTGCAAAAATTTCATCAGAATCGGGTTGCGTGGAACGTGCGTTGATTCTTTCATTTTCTCGACCGTGACGCCATTCGGCAAGCGGCCTGGGCTGTGAATTTCCAGACGATCCTCAAACAAAAAGATCCGCACATTGCCCATGAGGCCCCAACGACGATGCAGCAAGGCATTGACAATCAATTCGCGCAAAACTTTATCTGGAAAAATGATTTGCTCCACTCGTTTCATGCCTTCAATTGTCGAAGCGCTTGGCAAATTCAAGCTCAACACGCGCTGCGCATCTTCGATGACTTGAGGCAATGGACCGCTTAAACTTTTTCGATCCAGCAGCTCGTCGCCAATCTCGTTTCCTTTAAAATGTGCAAACAAAACCTCACTTTGCGGCAAGAACCGTTCCGGTTGCAGGCCAAACATTAACATGCCCACGACAGTGGTCGAGTTGCCGGCTTGCGACAAAATGTCGAGATTTTCC
This candidate division KSB1 bacterium DNA region includes the following protein-coding sequences:
- a CDS encoding putative urea ABC transporter substrate-binding protein → MKRSKLFFALIAVGLILLTGIVGMLNQAGFAQNKKPKFTLMWSIYVGWMPWPYAAESGIIKKWADKYGIEIEVRQADYIPSIEAYVAGKADACVMTNMECLDMPAASGIDNTIVVVGDFSNGNDVLYTRDNLQVPQLRGKQVALVELSVSHYLLVRALELKGNGLTEKDVKILNTSDADIAPVFISNPSQKAVVTWNPMALEIEQTPGVTRVFDSAAIPGEILDLLVVKTEVLKKNPQLGKALAGAWYEIMGIMSTRSPEAEKAIARMAELSGATPASFKQQLKTTAMYYRAQDAVAFTQSPELYRSMDFVRKFCFEHKLLGENATSADQVGIQFPDGKILGNPKNVKMRFSTEYMQMAAEGKL
- a CDS encoding transcriptional regulator gives rise to the protein MNELKNLIATGESSYLEFKSEQVKPEDLAKEIVSFLNFQGGKILLGEELSRLFQDSGLVHYETTPISNTSLKDLNWQKLLDYFHNLHPAHINLADEDETARDRLLENLDILSQAGNSTTVVGMLMFGLQPERFLPQSEVLFAHFKGNEIGDELLDRKSLSGPLPQVIEDAQRVLSLNLPSASTIEGMKRVEQIIFPDKVLRELIVNALLHRRWGLMGNVRIFLFEDRLEIHSPGRLPNGVTVEKMKESTHVPRNPILMKFLQDYHFVEKLGRGIPMVVREMKKLGGREPDFIESGEEFIVTLYRK